In one Prosthecochloris aestuarii DSM 271 genomic region, the following are encoded:
- the prmC gene encoding peptide chain release factor N(5)-glutamine methyltransferase, translated as MQQADKEWKSIELLQTTTAFFEEKQVSEARLSAELLLCHVLKANRLQLYLQHSRPVYPDELDAYRALCRKRLQGWPVQYLTGEQYFYGRVFKVDPRVLIPRPETELVVEHAIERLRGCGGEGSQLSILDIGTGSGCIAVTAALQLPGARITAIDCSAEALDVARENARSYGVETRIRFLQADMLAPEFLEDDEAAYDLIIANPPYIPDSEWDDLQAEVREHEPRVALTTASGLECYRAVAARAPSLLCQSGILCFELHAEGAGAVSVLMKENGFGDILLHKDYGGYDRILSAIRGGL; from the coding sequence ATGCAGCAAGCAGACAAAGAGTGGAAGAGTATAGAGCTTCTTCAGACCACGACAGCCTTTTTTGAGGAGAAGCAGGTCAGCGAGGCACGCTTAAGTGCTGAGCTGCTGCTGTGCCATGTGCTCAAGGCGAACCGTCTGCAGCTCTATCTTCAGCACAGTCGTCCGGTCTATCCGGATGAGCTTGATGCATACCGGGCGTTGTGCAGGAAGCGCCTTCAGGGCTGGCCTGTGCAGTACCTTACCGGAGAACAGTACTTTTACGGCCGAGTGTTCAAGGTTGATCCCCGTGTGCTTATTCCAAGACCCGAAACGGAGCTGGTGGTGGAGCATGCCATCGAGCGTCTTCGGGGTTGCGGCGGAGAGGGCAGCCAGCTGTCAATTCTCGATATAGGAACCGGCAGCGGCTGTATCGCTGTGACGGCGGCGCTTCAATTGCCCGGTGCCAGGATTACGGCGATTGACTGTTCAGCCGAGGCCCTTGATGTTGCCAGAGAGAACGCCAGAAGCTACGGGGTTGAGACGAGGATCCGGTTTCTTCAGGCAGATATGCTTGCTCCGGAATTTCTTGAGGACGATGAGGCGGCCTATGATCTGATCATTGCAAATCCGCCCTATATTCCTGATTCGGAGTGGGATGATCTGCAGGCAGAGGTTCGGGAACATGAGCCAAGGGTGGCCTTGACCACTGCCAGCGGTCTGGAGTGCTATCGAGCAGTTGCCGCCAGAGCACCGAGCCTTCTCTGCCAAAGCGGTATCTTGTGTTTTGAACTGCATGCCGAGGGCGCCGGGGCAGTTTCTGTTCTTATGAAAGAGAACGGGTTTGGCGATATTCTGCTGCACAAAGATTACGGTGG
- a CDS encoding DUF4412 domain-containing protein gives MKKRLLALATTLMCSSTVSLNAYGAFTGIIDMDLTMPNGTSDIVYFFGTKAQRMDMTSQLDKIPEPLRTTVITRKSTPDEAILINHKAGTYSRINLQTALENATLVDFDSDYRIEKAGKTTINGYDCEHVRLFSSTEKIEMWLTRDIGDFETFRLLQSQNPRLSNTVLSTKLASQGIDGFPVKIIQENESGTMTMQIASLQPAPLESTEFEIPQGYQEITDPQQPLNNRQKEHLKDLMEKIKSFEE, from the coding sequence ATGAAAAAACGACTGTTAGCTCTCGCAACGACCCTTATGTGTTCAAGCACGGTATCACTCAACGCCTATGGCGCATTCACCGGCATCATCGATATGGATCTGACAATGCCCAACGGAACGTCTGATATCGTTTATTTCTTCGGTACCAAGGCCCAGCGAATGGATATGACTTCTCAGCTGGATAAAATTCCCGAACCGCTTCGTACAACCGTCATCACCCGAAAGTCGACACCCGACGAAGCAATTCTTATCAACCACAAGGCAGGAACCTACAGCCGGATCAATCTGCAGACCGCCCTTGAAAACGCAACGCTCGTCGATTTCGATAGTGATTACAGGATCGAAAAAGCAGGCAAAACAACAATCAACGGCTACGACTGTGAGCACGTCCGCCTCTTCAGCAGCACAGAAAAAATAGAAATGTGGCTGACACGCGACATAGGCGATTTCGAGACATTCCGCCTGCTTCAGTCCCAGAACCCGAGGCTGTCGAATACCGTGCTGTCAACAAAACTTGCCAGTCAGGGCATTGACGGCTTTCCGGTAAAAATAATTCAGGAGAATGAAAGCGGCACAATGACCATGCAGATCGCATCCCTTCAACCCGCACCGCTCGAGTCCACAGAATTCGAAATCCCGCAGGGGTACCAGGAAATCACCGATCCGCAACAGCCGCTCAACAACCGACAGAAAGAACACCTGAAAGACCTGATGGAGAAAATCAAATCATTCGAAGAGTAA
- the proS gene encoding proline--tRNA ligase, protein MAEKITLRETDYSQWYIDLVRSAKLADYSDVRGCMIIRPNGYAIWEKMQAALDAMFKATGHVNAYFPLFIPESFIKKEAEHIEGFAPECAVVTHGGGEQLAENLYVRPTSETIIWSSYKKWIQSYRDLPILINQWANVVRWEMRTRLFLRTTEFLWQEGHTAHATSTEAQEEVMRMINVYKTFAEEYMALPVIMGRKTESEKFAGAVETWCIEAMMQDKKALQAGTSHNLGQNFAKAFDCRFQSKEGALEYVWATSWGVSTRLIGALIMAHSDDRGLVLPPKLATRQVVIIPILKGDISAVIEKARSIAAELNQKGIAAFVDDSDQNSPGWKFAEYELQGIPVRLELGPRDIQSSTCIAARRDTGEKSKLQLDSSLADQINSLLESIQTNLFNRALSFREKHTLEVSSYSEFKANIDNGFLVAHWDGTDETEAKIKEETKATIRVMPADPEMVLRYGMDQPGTCIYSGKPSTRKVIFAKAY, encoded by the coding sequence GTGGCAGAAAAAATAACATTACGGGAAACCGATTATTCACAGTGGTACATCGACCTTGTACGATCAGCAAAGCTCGCGGATTATTCCGATGTCAGAGGCTGCATGATCATTCGTCCCAACGGCTATGCAATCTGGGAAAAAATGCAGGCGGCGCTTGATGCAATGTTCAAGGCAACCGGCCATGTCAATGCCTACTTTCCCCTTTTCATACCTGAAAGCTTCATCAAAAAAGAGGCCGAACACATTGAAGGATTTGCGCCGGAATGCGCTGTCGTAACCCATGGCGGAGGCGAACAGCTCGCCGAAAATCTCTATGTACGACCAACCTCGGAAACCATTATATGGTCGTCATATAAAAAGTGGATCCAGTCCTACCGCGACCTGCCGATCCTCATCAACCAGTGGGCAAATGTCGTCCGTTGGGAAATGAGAACCCGCCTCTTCCTGAGAACCACCGAATTTCTCTGGCAGGAAGGCCACACCGCTCACGCCACCAGTACCGAAGCTCAGGAGGAAGTGATGCGCATGATCAATGTCTACAAAACCTTTGCCGAAGAGTATATGGCGCTGCCGGTCATCATGGGCCGGAAAACAGAAAGTGAAAAATTTGCCGGTGCGGTGGAAACCTGGTGTATAGAAGCGATGATGCAGGACAAAAAAGCCCTGCAGGCAGGAACATCTCACAATCTCGGGCAGAACTTCGCAAAAGCGTTCGACTGCAGATTCCAATCGAAAGAAGGCGCTCTTGAATATGTCTGGGCAACCAGCTGGGGCGTATCAACCCGCCTCATCGGTGCCCTCATCATGGCCCACTCCGATGACAGGGGACTGGTTCTTCCTCCGAAACTCGCCACGCGCCAGGTGGTCATCATCCCGATCCTCAAAGGTGATATCAGCGCTGTCATAGAAAAAGCCCGTTCCATAGCCGCTGAACTGAACCAGAAAGGCATTGCCGCTTTTGTGGATGACAGTGATCAGAACTCGCCCGGCTGGAAATTCGCCGAATACGAACTGCAGGGCATTCCCGTCCGTCTGGAACTCGGCCCCCGCGATATCCAGAGCAGCACCTGCATCGCTGCCCGCCGCGACACCGGAGAGAAGTCAAAACTGCAGCTGGACAGTTCACTTGCAGATCAAATCAATTCGCTGCTCGAGTCCATTCAGACAAACCTCTTCAATCGAGCCCTCTCCTTCCGGGAAAAACATACGTTAGAGGTCAGCTCCTACAGTGAATTCAAAGCAAACATCGATAACGGCTTTCTCGTTGCACACTGGGATGGAACCGACGAGACAGAAGCAAAAATCAAGGAAGAGACAAAAGCAACCATCCGCGTGATGCCCGCCGATCCGGAGATGGTTCTGCGATATGGCATGGATCAGCCAGGAACGTGCATCTACAGCGGAAAACCTTCGACCCGGAAAGTCATTTTCGCAAAGGCCTACTGA
- a CDS encoding peroxiredoxin translates to MGVLVGREAPDFSLDAVVDGGKMVDSCKLSDYRGKYVVLFFYPLDFTFVCPTELHAFQDRIDEFRHKNVEVMACSVDSKFSHHAWLNTPRSQGGIQGVTYTLLSDINKEAAKAYDVLAEAEGVSYRGLFLIDREGIVRYQVVNDLGLGRNVDEVLRMVEALQFTEEFGEVCPANWHKGARTMKPTDEGLKEYFKSE, encoded by the coding sequence ATGGGCGTTCTGGTTGGTCGCGAAGCACCTGATTTTAGTCTCGATGCCGTCGTGGATGGCGGAAAAATGGTCGATTCGTGCAAGTTGTCGGATTACAGGGGCAAATATGTTGTTCTGTTTTTCTATCCTCTTGATTTTACTTTTGTCTGTCCAACGGAGCTTCACGCCTTTCAGGACAGGATTGATGAGTTTCGGCATAAAAATGTTGAGGTGATGGCCTGTTCGGTGGACTCGAAGTTTTCTCACCACGCCTGGTTGAATACTCCGCGCAGTCAGGGGGGAATTCAGGGTGTGACCTATACGCTGCTCTCCGATATCAACAAGGAAGCTGCGAAGGCTTATGATGTTCTTGCTGAAGCAGAGGGGGTTTCATATAGAGGACTTTTCCTGATCGATCGTGAAGGTATTGTTCGTTACCAGGTTGTCAACGATCTCGGTCTTGGTCGAAATGTCGATGAGGTGCTCCGGATGGTCGAAGCGCTGCAGTTTACAGAAGAGTTCGGTGAGGTATGCCCGGCTAACTGGCATAAAGGCGCCAGGACCATGAAGCCGACAGATGAAGGACTCAAAGAGTATTTCAAGTCAGAATAG
- a CDS encoding NCS2 family permease codes for MKNFFAFDLHQTSYRQEILAGITTFVTVSYIIIVNPAILQAAGIPREASMTATILTAVFGTLLMGLYAKRPFAIAPYMGENAFIAYTVVQMLGYSWQTALASIFISGVLFTLLTLAGLRSWLARAIPRTLKHSFSIGIGLFLAFIGLNDMGIVTLGVPGAPVRMADISTLPVLFSILGLLLISILLIFRVSGAILIGILVTTAALIATGTVALPSAIISMPPSLSPILWKIDFSGAMTWGFIGVITSVLVMDFVDTMGTLIGLSSRANLLDEEDNLPEIEKPMLVDALSTVAASMFGTTTAGVYIESAAGIEQGGKTGFTAIVVAMLFAASLFFSPLLTVIPSQAYGPALVIVGMFMLQSVTKFDFDDYSELIPAFLTIVLMIFTFNIGVGITAGFISYVIIKLATGRAREIHSGMWVLALLSLTFYLFYPYHS; via the coding sequence ATGAAAAATTTCTTTGCATTCGACCTTCACCAGACCAGCTACCGCCAGGAGATCCTCGCAGGAATAACGACGTTTGTAACGGTTTCCTATATCATCATTGTCAATCCCGCGATTCTTCAGGCAGCCGGCATCCCCCGGGAAGCCTCGATGACCGCAACCATCCTCACCGCTGTTTTCGGCACGCTTCTGATGGGTCTCTACGCAAAAAGACCCTTTGCTATCGCCCCCTACATGGGGGAAAATGCGTTTATCGCCTATACCGTTGTCCAGATGCTGGGTTACAGCTGGCAGACTGCCCTTGCATCGATCTTTATCAGCGGCGTCCTGTTTACACTCCTGACCCTTGCCGGTCTGAGAAGTTGGCTGGCACGAGCGATCCCGCGAACGCTCAAACACAGCTTTTCCATCGGCATAGGCCTCTTCCTGGCCTTTATCGGGCTGAACGATATGGGTATCGTCACCCTCGGGGTTCCAGGGGCACCGGTCAGAATGGCCGACATCTCAACACTTCCGGTCCTCTTCAGCATACTCGGTCTTCTCCTGATCTCCATACTCCTGATCTTCAGGGTGAGCGGCGCAATTCTGATCGGGATCCTTGTAACCACGGCTGCACTGATCGCAACAGGAACAGTCGCGCTTCCGTCAGCCATTATCAGCATGCCGCCCTCACTCTCTCCGATCCTGTGGAAGATCGATTTCAGCGGAGCCATGACGTGGGGATTCATCGGAGTCATCACCAGCGTTCTGGTCATGGACTTCGTCGATACCATGGGAACGCTTATCGGGCTCTCCTCCAGAGCGAACCTGCTTGATGAAGAGGACAATCTTCCTGAAATCGAAAAACCGATGCTGGTCGATGCGCTCTCGACCGTTGCTGCATCGATGTTCGGGACAACGACCGCAGGAGTCTACATTGAGTCAGCTGCCGGAATAGAGCAGGGGGGAAAAACCGGGTTTACCGCAATTGTTGTTGCCATGCTCTTTGCCGCCTCGCTGTTTTTCTCCCCTCTCCTGACCGTCATCCCCTCACAGGCCTACGGACCGGCGCTCGTCATCGTGGGAATGTTCATGCTGCAGTCGGTAACAAAATTTGATTTTGACGATTACAGCGAACTCATACCGGCATTTCTCACGATCGTGCTCATGATCTTCACCTTCAATATCGGGGTAGGCATCACTGCCGGCTTTATCAGCTATGTTATCATCAAACTTGCAACAGGCAGAGCGCGTGAGATTCACAGCGGCATGTGGGTCCTGGCACTGCTATCACTGACATTTTATCTGTTTTATCCCTATCATTCATGA
- a CDS encoding nitrilase-related carbon-nitrogen hydrolase — protein MQRPRLRIVQSDCVLANFEENLARHVHHIENAIEGGLDAIAFPELSLTGYNVQDAAQDIAMHIDDPALDPLRELSKKISIICGGIELSDEYGVYNSAFFFEDGHAQSAHRKIYLPTYGMFEELRYFSAGQEIETVTSRRLGRIGIAICEDFWHVSVPYLLAHQGAKLLFVLMSSPLRLSPGAGEPVIVQQWQTIMNTYAFLFSSYVASVNRTGNEDSFTFWGKSSVTGPDGMSVGSAAMFREEHLDVTIDYQNVKQARLHSSHFLDEDLRLFASELNDVMVWRPQG, from the coding sequence ATGCAGAGACCAAGACTGAGAATCGTTCAAAGCGATTGTGTGCTGGCTAATTTCGAGGAAAACCTTGCACGCCACGTGCACCATATTGAAAATGCCATCGAAGGGGGTCTCGACGCCATAGCATTTCCTGAACTCTCCCTGACGGGATACAACGTCCAGGACGCGGCTCAGGACATAGCGATGCATATCGACGATCCGGCTCTCGATCCATTGCGGGAACTGAGCAAAAAGATCTCCATCATCTGTGGAGGCATTGAACTCAGCGATGAATACGGCGTGTACAATTCCGCGTTTTTCTTTGAAGACGGTCATGCCCAAAGCGCCCATCGCAAGATCTACCTGCCGACATACGGCATGTTCGAAGAGTTGCGCTATTTTTCAGCAGGCCAGGAAATAGAAACAGTCACCTCGAGACGCCTTGGCAGGATTGGTATTGCCATCTGTGAGGATTTCTGGCATGTCTCAGTCCCCTACCTCCTTGCCCATCAGGGGGCCAAATTGCTGTTCGTACTGATGTCAAGCCCACTGCGCCTCTCGCCGGGGGCGGGTGAACCGGTTATTGTTCAGCAGTGGCAGACAATCATGAACACCTACGCATTCCTGTTCAGCTCCTATGTCGCGTCGGTGAACAGGACAGGAAACGAAGACAGCTTCACCTTCTGGGGAAAATCATCTGTTACCGGCCCGGATGGCATGTCCGTCGGCTCGGCTGCAATGTTCAGGGAAGAGCATCTCGATGTGACCATCGATTACCAGAACGTCAAACAAGCCAGGCTTCACTCATCGCATTTTCTCGACGAAGATCTCAGACTCTTTGCCTCTGAACTCAACGATGTGATGGTATGGAGACCGCAGGGGTAA
- the ispE gene encoding 4-(cytidine 5'-diphospho)-2-C-methyl-D-erythritol kinase codes for MQSISVKAYAKINLGLLITGKRPDGYHTLETVFAPINWYDELTFSPSQEVRMSCTNQDLPCDDSNLCIRAAKALRDFSGVSSGVEIGLAKHIPFGAGLGGGSSDAASTLRVLNRMWNINASSHDLHRIAVGLGADVPYFLESGGLAYAAGIGEELEDLELTLPFSIVTLFPGDHISTVWAYRNFYACFEREIPDLKGLVRSLCQARDTSVLEVFDNDFEPVVFDHYPAVREAKDALVQSGSFFASLSGSGSAVFGLFENDSDAERAAEQLSATYRARFTPASFAMA; via the coding sequence ATGCAGAGTATCAGCGTCAAGGCATATGCTAAAATCAATCTTGGCCTCCTGATTACCGGCAAACGGCCGGATGGCTACCATACTCTCGAGACCGTGTTTGCCCCGATCAACTGGTATGACGAGCTGACATTTTCTCCTTCGCAGGAGGTGCGGATGAGCTGTACCAATCAGGATCTTCCCTGTGACGACAGCAATCTCTGTATCAGGGCTGCAAAGGCGTTGCGTGATTTCTCCGGTGTTTCATCGGGCGTGGAGATAGGGCTCGCCAAACACATTCCTTTCGGTGCCGGTCTTGGCGGCGGTAGCAGTGATGCTGCCTCGACGCTCAGAGTGCTCAACAGAATGTGGAATATCAACGCATCATCGCATGATCTGCACCGTATCGCCGTCGGTCTTGGTGCCGATGTTCCCTATTTTCTGGAGTCCGGCGGACTGGCCTATGCCGCCGGGATTGGAGAGGAGCTCGAGGACCTTGAACTGACCCTCCCGTTTTCTATTGTCACGCTTTTTCCCGGCGATCATATTTCCACGGTATGGGCGTACCGCAATTTTTATGCCTGTTTCGAGAGGGAGATTCCGGATTTGAAAGGACTGGTGCGGTCTTTGTGCCAGGCCAGGGATACTTCCGTTCTGGAGGTGTTCGACAACGATTTTGAACCGGTGGTTTTCGACCATTATCCGGCCGTACGAGAGGCAAAAGACGCGCTTGTGCAGTCAGGGAGTTTTTTTGCGTCTCTTTCCGGAAGCGGTTCGGCTGTTTTTGGACTTTTTGAAAACGACAGCGATGCAGAGCGAGCTGCAGAGCAGTTGTCGGCAACCTACCGGGCAAGATTCACTCCGGCATCCTTTGCTATGGCCTGA
- a CDS encoding SPOR domain-containing protein gives MHVFRISVITAVLLTIINLIPGTLSAQQIQQGSYREYILKYVDQDKVYLLETLSTKATKNAEKTIIQALLTEDGPLAARLFQKQLLEYPDPVLDPLSRARLASYASALGSTATASPHHASSGSESGYILQFGSFGSREYAEQFAAKIAGQVPVTVFQEGSLHKVRTKESFKKRSDAASLAAKLSINSFIRQIR, from the coding sequence ATGCATGTATTCCGGATATCGGTCATAACAGCTGTCCTGCTCACCATCATCAACCTTATCCCCGGCACTCTGTCAGCACAACAGATACAGCAGGGCAGCTACAGGGAATACATCCTGAAATACGTGGATCAAGATAAGGTTTATTTGTTAGAAACTCTCAGCACCAAAGCCACGAAAAACGCCGAAAAAACGATCATACAGGCCCTGCTCACCGAAGACGGACCGCTGGCGGCAAGGCTGTTTCAAAAGCAGTTGCTGGAGTATCCCGATCCCGTTCTCGATCCCCTCAGCAGAGCACGTCTTGCATCATACGCATCAGCTCTCGGTTCCACCGCCACGGCATCGCCACATCACGCATCCTCCGGCTCTGAGTCCGGCTACATCCTTCAGTTCGGCAGTTTCGGCTCTCGCGAGTACGCTGAGCAGTTTGCCGCAAAAATTGCCGGTCAGGTTCCGGTAACGGTCTTTCAGGAAGGCTCTCTGCATAAAGTGCGGACAAAAGAAAGTTTCAAAAAACGCAGCGATGCTGCATCGCTGGCAGCAAAACTCTCAATAAACTCATTCATCCGTCAAATAAGGTAA
- a CDS encoding sigma-54 interaction domain-containing protein produces MNNNPDILGNSPAIQQLKHLALQVAPTEVTVLITGETGSGKEVLARYLHDHSKRAHKNFIPVNCGAIPTGILESELFGHEKGAFTGALQSRKGYFESADQGTIFLDEIGEMPPETQVKLLRVLETGEFQRVGASETIYSDARIIAATNRKLHLEVAEKNFREDLYYRLHSVELQLPPLRERGRDILILAEQFIREFERKHAMVFEGFTSDAAEILLRYPWPGNVRELRNLIESLLILERGKQITPEILEKHLVQRSRTKSLIHDPEQSEKNQINLIYSSIIQLHKEISDIKNILQQSNAVEHEQYLTPRPPLLLPPASENSENIGAPPAKILSLETVEKNAIEHALKALKGNKRRTAKALGITERTLYRKIKTFDLEI; encoded by the coding sequence ATGAATAACAATCCGGACATTCTCGGAAATTCCCCCGCGATACAACAGCTCAAACATCTCGCCCTGCAGGTAGCTCCGACAGAAGTCACCGTCCTCATCACGGGAGAAACAGGTTCCGGCAAGGAGGTTCTGGCCCGCTATCTCCATGACCACAGCAAAAGGGCCCATAAAAACTTTATTCCGGTCAACTGCGGGGCCATCCCGACAGGTATTCTTGAATCAGAACTGTTCGGCCACGAAAAAGGAGCTTTCACCGGAGCGCTGCAAAGCAGAAAAGGATATTTTGAAAGCGCTGATCAGGGGACCATTTTTCTTGACGAAATAGGGGAAATGCCTCCTGAAACGCAGGTTAAACTGCTCCGGGTGCTTGAAACAGGAGAGTTCCAGAGGGTAGGCGCTTCAGAGACCATCTATAGTGACGCAAGAATCATAGCAGCAACGAACAGGAAACTGCACCTGGAAGTTGCCGAAAAAAACTTCCGGGAAGACCTCTACTATCGGCTGCACAGCGTTGAACTGCAGTTACCTCCCCTCAGAGAACGCGGACGCGATATTCTGATCCTTGCTGAACAGTTCATCAGAGAGTTCGAGCGGAAACACGCTATGGTATTCGAAGGGTTCACGTCAGATGCCGCGGAAATTCTTCTGCGCTACCCCTGGCCGGGCAACGTCCGTGAACTGAGAAACCTTATCGAATCGCTGCTTATCCTCGAGCGAGGAAAACAGATCACCCCGGAGATTCTCGAAAAACATCTCGTACAGAGAAGCAGAACAAAAAGCCTGATTCATGACCCTGAACAATCAGAAAAAAACCAGATAAACCTCATATACAGCAGCATCATACAGCTGCACAAGGAAATTTCCGATATAAAAAATATCCTGCAGCAAAGCAATGCTGTGGAGCATGAACAATACCTCACGCCCAGGCCCCCGCTGCTGCTGCCTCCGGCATCGGAAAATTCCGAAAACATCGGTGCACCACCAGCAAAAATCCTCTCTCTGGAAACTGTCGAAAAAAATGCGATTGAACATGCCCTTAAAGCGCTCAAAGGCAACAAACGCAGGACAGCAAAAGCATTGGGCATAACCGAAAGAACCCTCTACAGGAAAATCAAAACCTTCGATCTGGAAATATAA
- the lnt gene encoding apolipoprotein N-acyltransferase, which translates to MIRSECGGTWSAGYLSAVLSGVLLGISFPSYPFIRLEFIAWAALVPLLMTLRYDLGLRDFFLRVYASMLIFCAITLWWVCHATFFGGLLTIIAQAFFQSIPLLFFFFLKQLRGWRFALFSLPFAWVGWEWAYLSQDLSLGWLVMGNSQALMTPMIQYAEVTGVWGVSLWLLFINVILADLIVSRQEGRHVVFHLLAVVVMLSGSMLYGVVAFDHADTAKEQSSVNVTLVQPDIDPFRKWEGFNSWDLIQVSMSMTDKAVTMARPDLILWPETAIPFHILDKPYQAYFDLLSKRVRRWDAALLTGFSDIVYYSREEVAGNKHLYKYDAGLDRYYQTFNASMFLEASGRVGAIYRKMKLVPFAERVPYVEYLPWLDRFTMSLAGITSWGKGSESTIMELETASGREVKLMNIICYESVFPGLVARFVRNGAEFLTLVTNDGWYAKSYGPYQHAAIARFRCIENRRAMARCANTGVSLFLDRFGRVTSEIPWWQQRTLTASLSCNSEKTFYTRYPDLLPQGSLAVALFLLLYAFSRRMKT; encoded by the coding sequence ATGATCCGATCCGAATGTGGCGGAACATGGTCCGCCGGTTATCTGTCTGCTGTGCTCAGTGGTGTGCTTCTGGGCATCAGTTTTCCTTCATATCCGTTTATCCGTCTCGAATTTATTGCATGGGCTGCGCTCGTACCTTTGCTGATGACGCTTCGTTACGATCTGGGCCTGCGTGATTTTTTCCTTCGCGTTTATGCATCGATGCTGATTTTCTGCGCTATCACACTGTGGTGGGTCTGTCATGCAACTTTTTTCGGCGGTCTTCTGACGATTATAGCGCAGGCATTTTTTCAGTCGATCCCGTTACTCTTCTTTTTTTTTCTGAAACAGTTGCGTGGCTGGCGCTTTGCGCTCTTTTCTCTTCCTTTTGCCTGGGTTGGCTGGGAGTGGGCCTATCTTTCGCAGGATCTTTCGCTTGGCTGGCTGGTTATGGGCAATTCCCAGGCGCTGATGACACCGATGATCCAGTATGCCGAGGTGACTGGCGTGTGGGGAGTGAGCCTGTGGTTGCTCTTTATCAATGTCATTCTTGCAGACCTTATCGTTTCACGGCAGGAAGGCCGTCATGTTGTGTTCCATCTTCTGGCTGTTGTTGTGATGCTTTCCGGTAGCATGCTCTATGGTGTCGTGGCTTTTGACCATGCCGATACAGCGAAGGAACAATCCTCAGTTAACGTTACCCTGGTACAGCCCGATATCGATCCATTCAGGAAGTGGGAAGGCTTCAATTCCTGGGATCTCATTCAGGTTTCCATGAGCATGACCGACAAGGCGGTCACTATGGCCAGGCCGGATCTGATTCTCTGGCCCGAAACAGCAATCCCTTTTCATATTCTTGATAAGCCGTATCAGGCATATTTCGATTTGCTCAGCAAGAGGGTACGCCGATGGGATGCTGCGCTTCTTACCGGTTTTTCAGATATTGTCTATTACTCAAGGGAGGAGGTTGCCGGAAACAAGCATCTGTATAAATATGATGCAGGTCTCGATCGGTATTATCAGACATTCAACGCATCGATGTTTCTTGAGGCTTCCGGACGTGTTGGCGCGATATACAGGAAAATGAAGCTGGTGCCTTTTGCCGAAAGAGTGCCCTATGTCGAGTATTTGCCATGGCTGGATCGATTCACCATGTCGCTTGCCGGTATTACAAGTTGGGGGAAGGGGAGCGAGAGCACGATCATGGAGCTGGAAACCGCTTCCGGCAGAGAGGTGAAGCTGATGAATATAATCTGTTACGAATCTGTGTTTCCCGGACTGGTTGCACGGTTTGTCCGGAACGGTGCCGAATTTCTTACGCTGGTGACCAATGATGGCTGGTACGCAAAGTCCTATGGTCCCTACCAGCATGCGGCTATTGCCCGGTTCCGCTGTATTGAAAACCGCAGAGCGATGGCTCGCTGCGCCAATACTGGGGTCTCACTCTTTCTCGACAGGTTTGGCCGGGTCACTTCGGAGATTCCGTGGTGGCAGCAGCGAACGCTTACCGCTTCGCTTTCCTGTAACAGCGAAAAGACATTCTATACCCGTTATCCTGATCTTTTGCCTCAAGGATCACTTGCTGTTGCTCTTTTTCTTCTGCTGTATGCTTTCAGTCGTCGCATGAAGACGTAA